One genomic region from Haloarcula taiwanensis encodes:
- the ligA gene encoding DNA ligase (NAD(+)) LigA (this protein catalyzes the formation of phosphodiester linkages between 5'-phosphoryl and 3'-hydroxyl groups in double-stranded DNA using NAD as a coenzyme and as the energy source for the reaction; essential for DNA replication and repair of damaged DNA; similar to ligase LigB), whose translation MTTAEDVAGNPYISDPRTEFESVEDVDAETAREQAAQLREAIRYHDYRYYVQNDPVIGDRAYDALFTRLQSLESVFDLDTDGSPTQRVGGEPLDELPDVEHVARMGSIDQGGDEADVREFDERVRDGLDTDEVQYFCEPKFDGLSVEVVYEGGVYQRAATRGDGEVGEDVTENVRTIAAVPQRLRGDCPEYLAVRGEVYIPRDAFTAFNRERVERGEDPFANPRNAAAGTLRQLDPSVTAERPLSVFFFGVLDASVDFESHSEMHERFPEWGLRVCDRTGVVGDIDAAIDYRDAQLDARDDLDYEIDGVVIKVDDIAACDELGSTSRAPRWAFAYKFPARKEETTVRDIVVQVGRTGRLTPVALMDPVEVGGVTVSRASLHNPSLVADLGVDVGDRVRIKRAGDVIPDVVEVLDDDGDGHFEFPETCPACDSPVERDGPMAFCTGGLTCPAQRERSVEHYASRDALDIEGLGEKAVQQLLDAGLVSDPADLYELTVEDLTDLEGWGETSATNLVDKMDAAREPPLADFLVALGIPEVGSVTARNLAREFGTFEAILEAADEGDTDAFEAVPDVGPTVARSIVEFFEGAGNRAVIDRLLDHVDPQAAEETGGDALDGQTFVFTGTLDGYTRSDAQELVERNGGSATTSVSGNTDYLVLGDNPGQRKQDDAAEHDVATLSEAEFEELLAETSVL comes from the coding sequence ATGACCACTGCCGAGGATGTCGCCGGGAACCCCTACATCTCCGATCCGCGGACCGAGTTCGAGTCCGTCGAGGACGTGGACGCCGAGACCGCTCGCGAGCAAGCCGCCCAGTTGCGCGAGGCCATTCGCTATCACGACTACCGGTACTACGTGCAAAACGACCCGGTCATCGGCGACCGGGCCTACGACGCGCTGTTTACCCGGCTCCAGTCGCTCGAATCGGTGTTCGACCTCGACACCGACGGCAGTCCGACCCAGCGCGTCGGCGGCGAGCCGCTGGACGAACTCCCCGACGTCGAACACGTCGCTCGGATGGGCTCTATCGATCAGGGTGGCGACGAAGCGGACGTGCGGGAGTTCGACGAGCGGGTTCGAGACGGACTCGACACCGATGAGGTGCAGTATTTCTGCGAGCCGAAGTTCGACGGCCTCTCCGTTGAGGTCGTCTACGAGGGCGGCGTCTACCAGCGGGCCGCCACCCGCGGCGACGGCGAGGTCGGCGAGGACGTGACCGAGAACGTCCGCACCATCGCCGCCGTCCCCCAGCGCCTGCGCGGCGACTGCCCCGAGTATCTGGCCGTCCGCGGCGAGGTGTACATCCCGCGGGACGCCTTCACGGCGTTCAACCGCGAGCGCGTCGAGCGCGGGGAGGACCCCTTCGCCAACCCGCGCAACGCCGCCGCCGGGACGCTCCGCCAGCTCGACCCGTCGGTGACCGCCGAGCGCCCGCTGTCGGTGTTCTTCTTCGGCGTCCTCGATGCCTCCGTCGACTTCGAGAGCCACAGCGAGATGCACGAGCGGTTCCCCGAGTGGGGGCTGCGGGTCTGTGACCGGACGGGCGTCGTCGGGGACATCGACGCCGCTATCGACTACCGCGACGCGCAACTCGACGCCCGCGACGACCTCGACTACGAAATCGACGGCGTCGTTATCAAGGTCGATGACATCGCCGCCTGCGACGAACTCGGGTCGACCTCCCGCGCCCCGCGCTGGGCGTTCGCCTACAAGTTCCCGGCCCGCAAGGAGGAGACCACCGTCCGGGACATCGTCGTCCAGGTCGGCCGGACCGGGCGGCTCACCCCCGTCGCGCTCATGGACCCCGTCGAAGTCGGCGGCGTCACCGTCTCGCGGGCGTCGCTGCACAACCCCTCGCTCGTCGCCGACCTCGGCGTCGACGTGGGTGACCGCGTCCGCATCAAGCGGGCCGGCGACGTCATCCCGGATGTCGTCGAAGTGCTCGACGACGACGGCGACGGCCACTTCGAGTTCCCAGAGACCTGCCCGGCCTGTGACAGCCCGGTCGAGCGCGACGGCCCGATGGCGTTCTGTACCGGCGGCCTCACCTGTCCCGCCCAGCGCGAGCGCAGCGTCGAGCACTACGCCAGCCGCGATGCGCTGGACATCGAGGGCCTGGGCGAGAAGGCCGTCCAGCAACTCCTCGACGCTGGCCTCGTCTCCGACCCGGCGGACCTCTACGAACTCACTGTCGAGGATCTCACCGATTTGGAGGGGTGGGGCGAGACGAGCGCGACGAACCTCGTCGACAAGATGGACGCCGCCCGTGAGCCGCCGCTCGCGGACTTCCTCGTCGCCCTGGGCATCCCCGAGGTGGGATCGGTCACGGCCCGGAACCTCGCCCGGGAGTTCGGCACCTTCGAGGCGATACTGGAGGCCGCCGACGAGGGCGACACCGACGCCTTCGAGGCCGTGCCAGACGTGGGACCGACAGTTGCCCGCTCCATCGTGGAGTTCTTCGAGGGCGCGGGCAACCGTGCCGTCATCGACCGCTTGCTCGACCACGTCGACCCGCAGGCCGCCGAGGAGACGGGCGGCGACGCTCTGGACGGCCAGACGTTCGTTTTCACTGGCACACTCGACGGCTACACCCGCAGCGACGCACAGGAACTGGTCGAACGCAACGGCGGGTCGGCGACGACCAGCGTCTCCGGCAACACTGACTATCTGGTGCTCGGTGACAATCCCGGCCAGCGAAAACAGGATGATGCGGCCGAACACGATGTAGCAACACTCAGCGAAGCCGAATTCGAGGAGCTGTTGGCCGAGACCAGCGTGTTGTGA
- a CDS encoding septum site-determining protein, with protein MTEKREYKDEYQDKTLYLPGPTEVREDVIEAMAEPMFGHRMDRMTDLYTTIVEDTKEFLGTDNDVIVLTASGTEFWESTTLNLVEDSMLVPTSGAFSERQANVAERLGKEVDRIEYDWGTAVKPEDVRDALESGDYDAVGAVMNETSTGVRNPIEEIGDVVAEYPDTYFVVDAISCLGGDQIDIEAHGIDAIFTSTQKAFAMPPGLAVCAVSDDAYERELEKESASWYGGFQRCLDYYDRKGQTHSTPAIPLMLAYRKQMKHMLDEGHDARDQRHQEMAEYTREWAREHFDLYPEEGYESQTVTCIENTQDINVAETVEAVSEEYDMVFSSGYGDISEESFRIGHMGEHTVESIRELTDAIEDVADL; from the coding sequence GTGACCGAAAAACGCGAATACAAAGACGAGTATCAGGACAAGACGCTGTATCTTCCGGGGCCGACAGAGGTGCGCGAGGACGTCATCGAGGCGATGGCCGAGCCGATGTTCGGCCACCGGATGGACCGGATGACCGATCTCTACACCACCATCGTCGAGGACACCAAGGAGTTCCTCGGTACCGACAACGACGTCATCGTGCTCACGGCGTCGGGCACGGAGTTCTGGGAGTCGACGACGCTCAACCTAGTCGAGGACAGCATGCTCGTGCCGACCTCCGGCGCGTTCAGCGAGCGCCAGGCCAACGTCGCCGAACGCCTCGGCAAGGAGGTCGACCGCATTGAGTACGACTGGGGCACGGCGGTCAAGCCCGAAGACGTCCGCGACGCACTGGAATCCGGCGACTACGACGCCGTCGGGGCCGTGATGAACGAGACCTCGACCGGCGTCCGCAACCCTATTGAGGAGATCGGCGACGTGGTCGCGGAGTACCCGGACACCTACTTCGTCGTCGACGCCATCTCCTGTCTCGGCGGCGACCAGATCGACATCGAGGCCCACGGCATCGACGCCATCTTCACGTCCACGCAGAAGGCCTTCGCCATGCCGCCCGGCCTCGCCGTCTGTGCGGTCAGCGACGACGCCTACGAGCGGGAACTGGAGAAGGAGTCGGCGTCGTGGTACGGCGGCTTCCAGCGCTGTCTGGACTACTACGACCGGAAGGGCCAGACCCACTCGACGCCGGCGATTCCGCTCATGCTCGCCTACCGCAAGCAGATGAAACACATGCTCGACGAGGGCCACGACGCCCGCGACCAGCGCCACCAGGAGATGGCCGAGTACACCCGCGAGTGGGCCCGCGAGCACTTCGACCTCTATCCCGAGGAGGGCTACGAGTCCCAGACGGTGACCTGCATCGAAAACACGCAGGACATCAACGTCGCCGAGACGGTCGAGGCCGTCTCCGAGGAGTATGACATGGTGTTCTCCAGCGGCTACGGCGACATCAGCGAGGAGAGTTTCCGCATCGGACACATGGGCGAACACACCGTCGAGAGTATCAGGGAACTAACCGACGCAATCGAAGACGTCGCCGATCTGTAA
- a CDS encoding copper ABC transporter permease produces MSAEQNPVKRFLGDIDTSIKNSEFADWYPISKKEFRDTVRSPWIWVLSLIFIVLFALPAVLGLYFNIGQQFAEAGASLTTDAYVRFALPIAAPLLPAVAIVIGYAAIARESERGSLKILLSLPYTRGELLAGKFVGRSAITLIPVTVGFLTTLLVLLPSEIEIAWESFLLFALATMTYGVVFTAFAIGLSAALKTARRAMAASLGIYVYLQVFWSNLGAGLGNLLSDHANIDQVTQLHVELFVSLLSPIAAYRTLVKEVLQGSPIRSRLLLTSNPQVTCEEMLGGTLEVTQAGAECANAALPPQYSTVAVIGYLLLWLVVPLVAGYYVFENKDL; encoded by the coding sequence ATGAGTGCCGAGCAGAACCCCGTCAAGCGCTTCCTCGGAGACATCGATACGAGCATCAAGAACTCCGAGTTCGCCGACTGGTACCCCATCTCGAAAAAGGAGTTCCGGGACACGGTCCGCTCGCCGTGGATCTGGGTGCTCTCGCTCATCTTCATCGTGCTGTTCGCCCTGCCGGCGGTGCTGGGCCTGTATTTCAACATCGGCCAGCAGTTCGCCGAAGCCGGGGCGTCGCTGACGACAGACGCGTACGTCCGCTTTGCGCTGCCGATTGCGGCACCGCTGCTCCCCGCTGTGGCAATCGTCATCGGCTACGCGGCGATTGCCCGCGAGAGCGAGCGCGGCTCTCTGAAGATACTGCTGTCGCTCCCGTACACGCGCGGCGAACTGCTCGCCGGCAAGTTCGTCGGCCGGAGCGCCATCACGCTCATCCCGGTGACGGTCGGGTTCCTGACGACCCTGCTCGTGTTGCTCCCGTCGGAAATCGAAATCGCGTGGGAATCGTTCCTGCTGTTCGCGCTCGCCACGATGACATACGGCGTTGTGTTCACGGCGTTCGCTATCGGCCTCTCGGCGGCGCTAAAGACCGCTCGCCGGGCGATGGCGGCATCGCTCGGAATCTACGTGTACCTGCAGGTGTTCTGGTCGAACCTCGGAGCCGGCCTCGGGAACCTGCTGTCGGACCACGCGAACATCGACCAAGTGACCCAGCTACACGTCGAGCTGTTCGTTTCGCTGCTGAGCCCCATTGCGGCGTACCGCACGCTCGTCAAAGAGGTACTACAGGGCTCGCCGATCCGCTCGCGGCTCCTTCTGACGTCGAACCCGCAGGTGACGTGTGAGGAAATGCTGGGTGGAACGCTCGAAGTGACACAGGCCGGTGCCGAGTGTGCCAACGCCGCCTTACCGCCCCAGTACAGCACTGTCGCGGTTATCGGCTATCTCCTGCTGTGGCTGGTCGTCCCGCTGGTCGCCGGCTACTACGTCTTCGAGAACAAGGACCTCTGA
- a CDS encoding copper ABC transporter ATP-binding protein, with product MAAIELDGVTKQFGSLTALQGVDLTVEEGEIFGFLGPNGAGKSTTINILLDFVRATDGSATVLGHDIHEEPKRIRARTGVLPEGYDVYDRLTGRQHLSFVIESKDADEDADALAERVGIADALDRKAGGYSKGMQQRLVLAMALVGKPDLLILDEPTTGLDPNGARLMREIIREENERGATVFFSSHILGQVEAVCDTVGILQNGRLIAKDSVSGLREAAAGDTVLRVTLADGDGTDAAVTAIEGLDEVSTVTADGTTLTVGCDSDAKMAVLNAVEESGSEVANFETEEASLDEVFAAYTEQQDQDRAEADA from the coding sequence GGGGTCGACCTCACCGTCGAGGAGGGCGAAATCTTCGGCTTCCTCGGCCCGAACGGGGCCGGGAAGTCGACGACGATCAACATCCTCCTTGATTTCGTCCGCGCGACCGACGGGTCGGCGACGGTGCTCGGCCACGACATCCACGAAGAACCGAAGCGAATCCGTGCCCGCACTGGAGTCCTCCCCGAAGGCTACGACGTGTACGACCGGCTCACCGGTCGGCAACACCTCTCCTTTGTCATCGAATCGAAAGATGCCGACGAAGACGCCGATGCACTGGCCGAACGGGTCGGCATCGCCGACGCCCTCGACCGCAAGGCCGGCGGCTACTCCAAGGGGATGCAACAGCGCCTCGTGCTGGCGATGGCGCTCGTCGGCAAGCCCGACCTCCTCATCCTCGATGAGCCGACGACCGGACTAGACCCGAACGGAGCACGGCTAATGCGTGAAATCATCCGCGAGGAGAACGAGCGCGGCGCGACTGTCTTCTTCTCCAGTCACATCCTCGGTCAGGTTGAGGCCGTCTGTGACACGGTCGGTATTCTCCAGAACGGCCGCCTCATCGCGAAAGACAGCGTTTCCGGGCTTCGCGAGGCCGCTGCCGGAGATACCGTCCTCCGCGTGACACTGGCTGACGGCGACGGCACCGACGCCGCGGTCACGGCTATCGAGGGCCTTGACGAGGTGTCGACGGTAACCGCGGACGGAACGACGCTCACTGTCGGCTGTGACAGCGACGCGAAGATGGCCGTTCTTAACGCTGTCGAGGAAAGCGGGAGCGAGGTCGCCAACTTCGAGACCGAGGAGGCCTCGCTCGATGAGGTGTTCGCCGCCTACACCGAGCAGCAAGACCAAGATCGCGCGGAGGCCGACGCATGA